A section of the Bradyrhizobium oligotrophicum S58 genome encodes:
- a CDS encoding dienelactone hydrolase family protein — protein sequence MHRSGFVAALLIGLSALMEDAAAQTADEHVTFGPAPYVLGRLQQRLALERGEMVRATRQSIDGYLSKPEGAGPFAAVVYLHGCGGLSERTRRHFASMLTGWGYVVLAVDSFSARGLAQACDRPMPDRQADAWGAMAYLSSLPFVDRARIGIVGSSQGGIVTMRLASTHDVKIYDVPDDLTFKVAVAYYPICSVATRWLAVPTLILIGEKDDWTPAENCLQWLSLRPAKGAAVRLQVYPGAYHAFDFPALKYGLSSFGHWLQYDADAAARSTSEMQDFLAAYLGK from the coding sequence ATGCATCGCTCCGGATTCGTTGCGGCACTGCTGATCGGCCTGTCCGCCCTCATGGAGGACGCGGCAGCCCAGACCGCAGATGAACACGTCACCTTTGGCCCCGCGCCCTACGTGCTCGGCCGCCTGCAGCAGCGTCTCGCACTCGAGCGTGGCGAGATGGTGAGGGCAACCCGCCAGAGCATCGATGGCTATCTGTCGAAGCCCGAAGGCGCGGGTCCGTTCGCGGCCGTCGTATATCTGCACGGATGTGGCGGGCTCAGCGAGCGCACCCGCCGTCATTTCGCCAGCATGTTGACGGGCTGGGGCTATGTCGTGCTTGCCGTCGACAGCTTCAGTGCGCGCGGCCTCGCGCAGGCCTGCGACCGACCGATGCCCGATCGTCAGGCCGACGCCTGGGGCGCCATGGCGTACCTCTCGTCGCTGCCGTTTGTGGACCGGGCGCGGATCGGCATCGTCGGCTCCTCGCAGGGCGGCATAGTCACGATGCGGCTCGCCTCGACGCATGACGTCAAGATCTATGATGTGCCCGACGATCTCACCTTCAAGGTCGCCGTCGCCTATTATCCGATCTGCAGCGTCGCGACGCGTTGGCTCGCGGTGCCGACGCTGATCCTGATCGGCGAAAAGGACGATTGGACGCCGGCAGAGAACTGCTTGCAATGGCTGTCGCTGCGGCCAGCCAAGGGAGCCGCCGTCCGGCTGCAGGTCTATCCCGGCGCCTATCACGCGTTCGATTTTCCCGCGCTCAAATATGGCCTGTCGAGCTTCGGCCATTGGCTGCAATACGATGCCGACGCAGCCGCGCGCTCGACCTCTGAGATGCAAGACTTCCTGGCGGCCTATTTGGGCAAGTAG
- a CDS encoding dienelactone hydrolase family protein — MFLSRFLLASAALLLATAVLAADAPGETKGTALEPSPDNLALTWARANLVLPATLMGGRRWEGHAEDAPDVVGIAPLVVVMHGSSGVAPAIKDYQVWLADELGAASVAPDSLAIPDRLTYTSPVDVATYERVHALRLAELENALKAVRDWSWVDRFRVVLAGTSEGAVAVARYAGKDAAARLIYSWSCEDNYFVTAPRLGIGPKEPVLNAISARDPYFSAANPWNKDRAVTGSCAAALKDDPKAEVLVIDADVHTILNRPEVRERTASFLRGVLNP; from the coding sequence ATGTTCTTGTCGCGCTTCCTGCTCGCGTCCGCCGCGCTGCTGCTCGCCACCGCCGTTCTCGCCGCCGACGCGCCCGGTGAGACCAAGGGCACGGCGCTGGAGCCGTCGCCCGACAATCTGGCGCTGACCTGGGCGAGAGCGAACCTGGTGTTGCCGGCGACGCTCATGGGCGGACGGCGCTGGGAGGGGCATGCAGAGGACGCACCAGACGTGGTCGGCATTGCGCCGCTGGTCGTCGTGATGCACGGATCGAGCGGCGTGGCGCCTGCCATCAAGGACTATCAGGTCTGGCTCGCCGATGAGCTCGGCGCCGCGTCGGTGGCGCCCGACAGCCTCGCGATCCCCGACCGGCTGACCTACACGTCCCCGGTCGACGTGGCGACGTACGAACGCGTCCATGCCTTGCGGCTGGCCGAGCTGGAAAACGCATTGAAGGCCGTGCGCGACTGGAGCTGGGTCGACCGCTTTCGCGTCGTCTTGGCTGGCACCAGCGAGGGCGCGGTCGCGGTCGCCCGGTACGCCGGCAAGGACGCCGCTGCGCGCCTGATCTATTCATGGTCGTGCGAGGACAACTACTTCGTCACCGCGCCGCGGCTCGGCATCGGGCCGAAGGAACCGGTGCTGAACGCGATCTCGGCGCGCGATCCGTATTTTTCGGCGGCGAACCCCTGGAACAAGGACCGCGCCGTTACCGGCTCCTGTGCCGCGGCCCTCAAGGACGATCCGAAGGCGGAGGTCCTGGTGATCGATGCCGACGTGCACACCATCCTGAATCGGCCGGAGGTACGGGAGCGGACCGCTTCGTTCCTGCGCGGGGTCCTGAATCCGTAA
- a CDS encoding LrgB family protein: MTAAALWREPLAQAAVWSLATILLYLLAKRLHRRWPRWWLMPLAVAPALLMIAALALNVSYRDYIRGTHWLVALLGPATVAFAVPIYEQRALIRRRWPLLLAGMVAGSLTAVATSWALAYVLGIDGELRLSLLPRSISTPFAMEISGEIGGSPDLTAVFVVLTGIIGAAVGDIVLARLPLRSTLAKGALFGVGAHGAGTARAHQIGREEGAIAGLVMVLVGLMNVALAPLIVQFMR; the protein is encoded by the coding sequence ATGACAGCAGCAGCGCTGTGGCGTGAGCCGCTGGCCCAGGCTGCGGTCTGGTCGCTGGCGACGATCCTGCTCTATCTGCTGGCCAAGCGCCTGCACCGCCGCTGGCCACGCTGGTGGCTGATGCCGCTTGCGGTGGCGCCCGCGCTACTGATGATCGCAGCGCTCGCGCTCAACGTTTCCTATCGCGACTACATCCGCGGCACCCATTGGCTGGTGGCGCTGCTCGGCCCTGCCACCGTCGCCTTCGCCGTGCCGATCTACGAGCAGCGCGCGCTGATCCGCCGCCGCTGGCCGCTGCTGCTGGCCGGCATGGTCGCCGGCAGCCTCACCGCCGTCGCGACCAGCTGGGCGCTGGCCTACGTGCTGGGCATCGATGGCGAACTGCGGCTGAGCCTGTTGCCGCGCTCGATCAGCACGCCGTTCGCGATGGAGATCTCCGGCGAGATCGGCGGCAGTCCCGACCTCACGGCCGTATTCGTCGTGCTCACCGGCATCATTGGCGCAGCCGTCGGCGACATCGTGCTGGCGCGTCTGCCGCTGCGCTCGACGCTCGCCAAGGGCGCCCTGTTCGGCGTCGGCGCGCATGGGGCCGGCACCGCACGCGCCCATCAGATCGGCCGCGAGGAAGGCGCGATCGCCGGCTTGGTGATGGTGCTGGTCGGGCTGATGAACGTGGCACTGGCGCCGCTCATCGTTCAGTTCATGAGGTAG
- a CDS encoding DUF5131 family protein — MAETTIEWTDVTWNPVAGCTALTAGCTNCYAMRMAARLEAMGTEKYRGLTRKSGKRAVWTGKIAMDERALQAPERWAKPRKVFVNSMSDLFHPDVSVSFILRVWKVMQTTPRHTYQILTKRPERMSSVLSMRDFAVLPNVWLGTSVEDDRVFERLDALRSAPAAVRFVSFEPLIGSVKAANLADIDWAIVGGESGPAAREMKSEWVDEIQVMCERYETVFFFKQWGGNNKKATGRLLHGKIYDGMPDDFRI; from the coding sequence ATGGCTGAGACAACGATCGAATGGACCGACGTGACCTGGAACCCAGTCGCCGGCTGCACCGCTCTGACCGCTGGTTGCACGAACTGTTACGCTATGCGGATGGCCGCCAGACTAGAAGCCATGGGTACTGAGAAGTACCGGGGGCTCACCCGCAAGAGCGGAAAGCGGGCAGTCTGGACAGGCAAGATTGCGATGGACGAAAGGGCGCTCCAGGCCCCCGAGAGGTGGGCGAAGCCTCGTAAGGTCTTCGTGAACTCAATGTCAGACTTGTTCCACCCCGATGTCTCCGTGAGTTTTATACTTCGTGTATGGAAAGTGATGCAAACCACGCCACGCCACACCTATCAAATTCTTACAAAGCGTCCAGAACGCATGTCATCCGTTCTATCAATGCGAGACTTTGCGGTCCTGCCAAATGTTTGGCTTGGCACAAGTGTGGAAGATGATCGTGTTTTCGAGCGATTGGACGCGCTTCGATCCGCTCCGGCCGCGGTGCGGTTCGTTTCGTTTGAACCGCTCATCGGATCGGTGAAGGCAGCGAATCTTGCGGACATTGACTGGGCGATTGTTGGCGGTGAAAGCGGTCCCGCCGCTCGCGAGATGAAATCGGAATGGGTCGACGAAATTCAGGTTATGTGCGAGCGTTATGAGACAGTATTCTTCTTTAAGCAGTGGGGAGGAAACAATAAGAAGGCAACCGGTCGCCTTCTCCATGGGAAGATTTACGACGGCATGCCCGACGATTTCAGAATATGA
- a CDS encoding FAD-dependent oxidoreductase, which produces MPDDESKLEGPDLTLGVSPSDFKNGMLLGCVDKEAVLLVHTGSDIFAIDAFCSHYHGPLADGLVVGDSVRCPWHHACFDLRTGEARRAPALSPLSVWQVEQEAGRIMVRRKRDRVGPARAAAADAPRRIVIVGGGAAGFAAAEMLRREGYGGEVIMLSRDEAAPVDRPNLSKDYLAGKAPEEWVPLRPNEFYSESKIDLRLRTDVTAIDGKAQQVVLGDGKRLPFDRLLLATGAEPVKLQIPGVDQPHVHMLRTLADCRAIIASAAHAKRAVVIGASFIGLEVAAALRDRDIEVHVIAPEQRPMERILGPDMGDFVRALHEEHGVVFHLQDSVTAIDGRTISLKGGSTLEADLVVAGIGVKPRLALAEQAGLKVDRGVVVDGTLETSVPGIFAAGDIARWPDRHSGESIRVEHWVVAERQGQTAARNMMGFNEPFDAVPFFWSQHYDVPINYVGHAEKWDEIALDGDIRQKDCVLRYKRAGRVLAVASIYRDIDSLKAELEMERSR; this is translated from the coding sequence ATGCCCGACGATGAAAGCAAGCTGGAAGGCCCGGATCTAACGCTCGGAGTGTCCCCAAGCGATTTCAAGAACGGCATGCTGCTCGGCTGCGTCGACAAGGAGGCCGTGCTGCTGGTGCACACCGGCTCCGACATCTTTGCGATCGACGCGTTCTGCAGCCACTATCACGGCCCGCTTGCCGACGGTTTGGTCGTCGGCGACAGCGTTCGTTGCCCTTGGCATCACGCCTGCTTCGATCTGCGGACCGGCGAGGCCAGGCGAGCGCCCGCGCTCTCGCCATTGTCGGTGTGGCAGGTCGAGCAGGAAGCCGGCCGCATCATGGTCAGGCGCAAGCGCGACCGAGTGGGCCCGGCCCGGGCGGCGGCGGCCGATGCACCTCGTCGCATCGTGATCGTCGGCGGCGGCGCCGCAGGCTTTGCGGCGGCGGAAATGCTGCGCCGCGAGGGCTATGGCGGTGAGGTCATCATGCTCAGCCGCGACGAGGCGGCCCCGGTCGACCGTCCGAACCTGTCGAAGGATTATCTGGCCGGCAAGGCACCCGAGGAATGGGTGCCGCTCCGGCCGAATGAGTTCTATTCGGAGTCCAAGATCGATCTCCGGCTGCGGACCGACGTCACGGCCATCGATGGCAAGGCGCAGCAGGTCGTGCTCGGCGATGGCAAGCGCCTGCCCTTCGACCGGCTGCTGCTCGCGACCGGTGCCGAGCCTGTCAAACTGCAAATCCCCGGTGTCGACCAGCCGCATGTTCACATGCTGCGAACGCTGGCGGACTGCCGCGCGATCATAGCCAGTGCTGCGCATGCAAAACGGGCCGTCGTGATCGGCGCCAGCTTCATCGGCCTCGAAGTTGCCGCCGCGCTGCGCGACCGCGACATCGAGGTGCACGTGATTGCGCCCGAGCAGCGACCGATGGAGCGCATCCTCGGACCCGACATGGGCGATTTCGTCCGCGCGCTGCACGAGGAGCATGGCGTCGTCTTCCACCTGCAGGACAGCGTGACGGCGATCGATGGCCGGACGATCAGCCTCAAGGGTGGCAGCACGTTGGAGGCCGACCTCGTCGTGGCCGGCATCGGCGTCAAACCGCGTCTCGCTTTGGCCGAGCAGGCCGGCCTCAAGGTCGACCGCGGCGTGGTCGTTGACGGGACTCTCGAAACCAGCGTGCCCGGCATCTTTGCCGCCGGCGATATCGCGCGCTGGCCCGACCGCCATTCCGGCGAGAGCATCCGCGTCGAACATTGGGTGGTCGCGGAGCGGCAGGGACAGACCGCCGCCCGCAACATGATGGGCTTCAACGAGCCCTTCGATGCCGTGCCTTTCTTCTGGAGCCAGCATTACGATGTGCCGATCAACTATGTCGGCCACGCGGAGAAATGGGACGAGATCGCGCTCGACGGCGACATCAGGCAGAAGGACTGCGTGCTGCGCTACAAACGCGCCGGCCGCGTGCTCGCGGTCGCCTCGATCTACCGCGACATCGATAGCCTGAAGGCTGAGCTCGAGATGGAGCGGAGTCGGTAG
- a CDS encoding YgiQ family radical SAM protein, with the protein MNIALPAAKPLGSWPRHRADLTPAPFLPMSRKEMDALGWDVCDIVLVTGDAYVDHPSFGMAIIGRLLEAQGFRVGIISQPDWQSAEPFKALGRPRVFFGVTGGNMDSMVNRYTADRRIRSDDAYTPNGEGGKRPDRCTLVYAQRCREAFKDVPVVLGGIEASLRRIAHYDYWSDKVRRSVLADAKADILLYGNAERAVIEVAHRIAGGEPPKEMQSIRGTALFRKVPEGFVELHADDLDSADEGAAREKGDVVIRLPSCEQVEQDKEAYARASRVLHRESNPGNARPLVQRHGDRDLWLNPPPIPLTMAEMDSVYDLPYARAPHPSYGDAKIPAWEMIKFSVTIMRGCFGGCTFCSITEHEGRIIQSRSEGSILQEIERIRDKTPGFTGVISDIGGPTANMYRMACKDPKVEAACRRPSCVFPEICPNLNTSHDDLIRLYRKVREVKGVKRVMVASGVRYDLAVESPAYIKELVTHHVGGYLKIAPEHTERGPLDKMMKPGIGAYDRFKEMFDTAAREAGKKYYLIPYFIAAHPGTSDEDMMNLALWLKRNRYRADQVQTFLPSPMATATAMYHTGVNPLRGVRHGGSDKVEAIKGLRQRRLHKAFLRYHDPDNWPVLRDALRAMGRADLIGSRPDQLVPAHQPPGTGKAAATRRPVRPDERAQRFTTKGVRIRK; encoded by the coding sequence ATGAACATCGCCCTCCCCGCCGCCAAGCCCCTGGGTTCCTGGCCCCGCCACCGCGCGGACCTCACGCCTGCGCCGTTCCTGCCGATGAGCCGCAAGGAGATGGACGCGCTCGGCTGGGACGTCTGCGACATCGTGCTGGTGACGGGCGACGCCTATGTCGACCATCCCTCGTTCGGCATGGCCATCATCGGCCGGCTGCTCGAGGCTCAGGGCTTCCGCGTCGGCATCATCTCCCAGCCGGACTGGCAGTCGGCCGAGCCGTTCAAGGCGCTCGGCCGCCCGCGCGTGTTCTTCGGCGTCACCGGCGGCAACATGGACTCCATGGTCAACCGCTACACGGCGGATCGCCGCATCCGCAGCGACGACGCCTACACGCCGAACGGCGAGGGCGGCAAGCGGCCGGACCGCTGCACGCTGGTCTACGCCCAGCGCTGCCGCGAGGCGTTCAAGGACGTGCCGGTCGTGCTCGGCGGCATCGAGGCCTCGCTGCGCCGGATCGCGCATTACGACTATTGGTCCGACAAGGTGCGCCGCTCGGTGCTGGCCGACGCCAAGGCCGACATCCTGCTCTATGGCAATGCCGAGCGCGCCGTGATCGAGGTGGCGCACCGGATCGCCGGCGGCGAACCGCCGAAGGAGATGCAGTCGATCCGCGGCACCGCCTTGTTCCGGAAAGTGCCCGAAGGCTTTGTCGAGCTGCATGCCGACGATCTCGACTCCGCCGATGAGGGCGCCGCGCGCGAGAAGGGCGACGTCGTCATCCGGCTGCCCTCCTGCGAGCAGGTCGAGCAGGACAAGGAGGCCTATGCCCGGGCCTCGCGCGTGCTGCATCGGGAGAGCAATCCCGGCAATGCGCGTCCCCTGGTGCAGCGTCACGGCGACCGCGACCTCTGGCTCAACCCGCCGCCGATCCCGCTCACCATGGCCGAGATGGATTCTGTCTACGACCTGCCCTACGCCCGCGCGCCGCATCCGTCTTACGGAGACGCGAAGATCCCGGCCTGGGAGATGATCAAGTTCTCGGTGACGATCATGCGCGGCTGCTTCGGCGGCTGCACCTTCTGCTCGATCACCGAGCATGAGGGCCGCATCATCCAGAGCCGCTCGGAAGGGTCGATCCTGCAGGAGATCGAGCGCATCCGGGACAAGACGCCGGGCTTCACCGGCGTGATCTCCGACATCGGCGGCCCCACCGCCAACATGTACCGGATGGCGTGCAAGGACCCCAAGGTCGAGGCCGCGTGCCGCCGGCCGTCCTGCGTGTTTCCCGAGATCTGCCCGAACCTCAACACCTCGCATGACGATCTCATCCGGCTCTATCGCAAGGTGCGCGAGGTCAAGGGCGTCAAGCGCGTAATGGTCGCCTCCGGCGTGCGCTACGACCTTGCGGTCGAGAGCCCGGCCTATATCAAGGAGCTGGTGACGCATCACGTCGGCGGCTATCTGAAGATTGCGCCCGAGCATACCGAGCGCGGCCCGCTCGACAAGATGATGAAGCCGGGCATCGGCGCCTATGACCGCTTCAAGGAGATGTTCGACACGGCGGCGCGAGAGGCCGGCAAGAAGTACTATCTGATCCCCTATTTCATCGCCGCCCATCCTGGGACCAGCGACGAGGACATGATGAACCTCGCGCTGTGGCTCAAGCGCAACCGCTACCGCGCCGATCAGGTGCAGACCTTCCTGCCGTCGCCGATGGCGACCGCGACCGCGATGTACCACACCGGCGTCAACCCGCTGCGCGGCGTCCGCCACGGCGGCAGCGACAAGGTCGAAGCCATCAAGGGCCTGCGCCAGCGCCGCCTTCACAAGGCGTTCCTGCGCTATCACGACCCGGACAATTGGCCCGTCCTGCGCGACGCTTTGAGGGCCATGGGCCGCGCCGACCTGATCGGCTCGCGCCCGGACCAGCTGGTGCCCGCGCATCAGCCACCGGGGACAGGCAAGGCCGCAGCGACGCGGCGACCGGTGCGGCCCGATGAGCGCGCGCAGCGCTTCACGACCAAGGGTGTCAGGATCAGGAAGTAG
- a CDS encoding type 1 glutamine amidotransferase, which yields MLRLLVLEGNSLAGRRRWAEVAGLTPSESYADVLRALAPGAVVDICTPADADARLPQPLDAYQGIVITGSALNIYQREPESLRQIELVRAIFVQGVPMFGSCWGLQLATVAAGGEVSLNPAGREVGFARKIALTELGRAHPMHVARGDVFDAPAIHSDIVTRLPPDTTVTARNAMSEVQAAEIRNGRGRFWGVQYHPEFSLQDVSWVIRRIGQPLVDEGFFADLAELERYAVDLAALHHDRARRDILWRLGLDQDVANDGLRQAEISNWIASLDAR from the coding sequence GTGCTGAGACTGCTCGTCCTCGAAGGCAATTCGCTGGCCGGCCGCCGTCGTTGGGCGGAGGTCGCGGGTCTCACGCCGTCGGAAAGCTATGCTGACGTGCTGCGCGCGCTGGCGCCCGGCGCCGTCGTCGACATCTGCACGCCCGCCGATGCCGATGCGCGGCTGCCGCAGCCGCTCGACGCCTATCAGGGCATCGTCATCACCGGCTCGGCGCTCAACATCTATCAGCGCGAGCCGGAATCGCTGCGCCAGATCGAACTGGTGCGTGCGATCTTCGTGCAGGGCGTGCCGATGTTCGGTTCGTGCTGGGGGCTGCAGCTCGCCACCGTCGCTGCCGGCGGCGAAGTGTCGCTCAATCCGGCCGGCCGCGAGGTCGGCTTCGCGCGCAAGATCGCACTGACCGAACTTGGCCGCGCCCATCCGATGCACGTGGCGCGCGGCGATGTGTTCGACGCCCCCGCGATCCATAGCGACATTGTCACCCGGCTGCCGCCGGACACGACGGTTACAGCGCGCAACGCGATGAGCGAGGTGCAAGCCGCGGAAATCCGCAATGGACGGGGCCGGTTCTGGGGCGTGCAGTATCATCCCGAGTTCAGCCTGCAGGACGTCTCCTGGGTGATCCGTCGCATCGGGCAGCCGTTGGTCGATGAAGGATTCTTCGCTGATCTGGCCGAGCTCGAGCGCTATGCCGTCGATCTCGCCGCCCTCCATCATGATCGTGCGAGGCGCGACATTCTCTGGCGCCTCGGGCTCGATCAGGACGTCGCGAATGACGGGCTGCGCCAGGCCGAGATCAGCAACTGGATCGCCTCGCTCGACGCCCGCTGA
- a CDS encoding HAD family hydrolase: MLMRGVLKGPRALLFDIDGTLADTDALHIEAFNAVFGPFGHDFDRPRAARELLGRSNLSIGAEFLPDEPPEQRAAIMARKEEVFRSLAAGKVQPLPGLMALLAHAEAAAIPVVAVTNAPRANAEMILHGLGITDRFRAVIIGDELPHGKPHPLPYLEGLRAAGAAPEDAVAFEDSRAGITAATAAGIATIGMRTNLGHDDLIAAGAVLTAAAFDEPDVLALVASRLGGAA; encoded by the coding sequence TTGCTGATGCGAGGCGTTCTCAAGGGGCCGCGGGCCCTGCTGTTCGACATCGACGGCACGCTCGCCGACACCGATGCGCTGCATATCGAGGCCTTCAACGCGGTGTTCGGGCCCTTCGGCCATGATTTCGATCGCCCGCGTGCGGCACGCGAACTGTTGGGACGCTCAAATCTGTCGATCGGTGCCGAATTTCTGCCGGATGAGCCGCCCGAGCAGCGCGCCGCCATCATGGCGCGGAAGGAGGAGGTGTTTCGCAGCCTCGCCGCAGGCAAGGTGCAGCCGCTGCCGGGGTTGATGGCGTTGCTCGCTCATGCCGAGGCGGCGGCGATCCCGGTCGTCGCGGTGACCAACGCGCCGCGTGCGAATGCCGAGATGATCCTGCACGGGCTCGGCATCACGGACCGGTTTCGCGCCGTCATCATCGGCGACGAGCTGCCGCACGGCAAGCCGCACCCGCTGCCCTATCTCGAAGGTCTGCGCGCGGCGGGCGCCGCGCCGGAGGACGCGGTCGCGTTCGAGGATTCGCGCGCCGGCATCACGGCTGCAACTGCCGCTGGCATTGCCACCATCGGCATGCGCACCAATCTCGGCCATGACGACCTGATCGCGGCGGGCGCCGTGCTCACTGCGGCTGCGTTCGACGAGCCCGACGTGCTGGCGCTGGTGGCGTCACGGCTGGGCGGAGCCGCCTGA
- a CDS encoding SPFH domain-containing protein: MDITSLIQPALWAGAVIALLALLKLSNIIRYIPNNQVGIVEKLWSTSGSVADGFIALNGEAGFEPEVLRGGLHLFFPFMYRIHRSDLVTVGQGKIAYVFARDGAPLGASQVLGANESDDKSDFQNARRFLRAGGQKGPQRKILREGTYAINTTQFAIITDERVYGHALSDQERIVLDAMQLTIAERWGFTPVILAADHDLVGIVTVHDGPSLPPGEIIAPEVGTDLHDAATFHNNFQEPEKFLAAGGHRGRQLQVIVEGTWYINRLFATVESVAKTIIPVGNVGVVIFYTGPRTADVSGEQYRHGELVGNGSRGVWKDPLLPGKYAFNTYAGKIEIIPTVNFILKWVRGEVGAMKLDENLSEISLITKDAFEPTLPLSVVMHIDYKKAPMIIQRFGDVKKLVEQTLDPMVSAFFKNVAQKMTLIELLQNRAAIQEESAAEMKVKFEGYSLELQEVLIGTPRAAQGDQTIENILIQLRMRQVAREQVETFQEQEKAAVQERTLNEAKATAAAQAALTQSLIQIRVNENEGAAALARAQKDAETRKVTAAAVGEQSRLEGQGEADRALAVGTASAQATKLAVDAYGGPEFRLAEQNFAKFADALTKINQPLVPQFLMSGGQGQESGNSGLIPTAMLSSMFGRMMPEALEQLKREAPRTGR; this comes from the coding sequence ATGGACATCACCAGTCTGATCCAACCGGCCCTCTGGGCCGGGGCGGTCATTGCGCTGCTTGCCTTGCTGAAGCTTTCCAACATCATTCGCTACATCCCCAACAACCAGGTCGGAATCGTCGAGAAGCTGTGGAGCACCAGCGGCTCCGTCGCCGACGGCTTCATCGCGCTCAACGGCGAGGCCGGCTTCGAGCCGGAGGTGCTGCGCGGCGGCCTGCATCTGTTTTTTCCCTTCATGTACCGCATCCACCGCTCCGACCTGGTGACGGTCGGCCAGGGCAAGATCGCCTATGTGTTTGCCCGGGACGGCGCGCCGCTCGGCGCTTCGCAGGTGCTGGGCGCCAACGAGAGCGACGACAAGAGCGACTTCCAGAATGCGCGGCGCTTTCTCCGTGCCGGCGGTCAGAAGGGTCCGCAGCGCAAGATCCTGCGCGAGGGCACCTATGCGATCAACACGACGCAGTTCGCCATCATCACCGACGAGCGCGTCTACGGCCATGCGCTGAGCGACCAGGAGCGCATCGTGCTCGACGCGATGCAACTGACGATCGCCGAGCGCTGGGGCTTCACGCCGGTCATCCTGGCGGCCGATCATGACTTGGTCGGCATCGTCACCGTGCATGACGGCCCGTCGCTGCCTCCCGGCGAGATAATCGCGCCCGAGGTCGGCACCGATCTGCATGACGCCGCGACGTTCCACAACAACTTCCAGGAGCCCGAGAAATTCCTCGCCGCCGGCGGCCACCGCGGCCGTCAGCTGCAGGTCATCGTCGAAGGCACCTGGTACATCAACCGGCTGTTCGCGACCGTCGAGAGCGTGGCGAAGACGATCATCCCGGTCGGCAATGTCGGCGTCGTGATCTTCTATACAGGACCGCGCACCGCCGACGTCTCGGGCGAGCAGTATCGCCATGGCGAGCTGGTCGGCAATGGCAGCCGCGGTGTCTGGAAGGATCCGCTGCTGCCCGGCAAGTACGCCTTCAACACCTACGCCGGCAAGATCGAGATCATCCCGACCGTCAACTTCATCCTGAAATGGGTGCGCGGCGAGGTCGGTGCGATGAAGCTCGACGAGAACCTGTCGGAGATCTCGCTGATCACCAAGGACGCGTTCGAGCCGACCCTGCCGCTCTCGGTGGTCATGCACATCGACTACAAGAAGGCGCCGATGATCATCCAGCGCTTCGGCGACGTGAAGAAGCTGGTCGAGCAGACGCTCGATCCGATGGTCTCGGCCTTCTTCAAGAACGTCGCCCAGAAGATGACCCTGATCGAGCTGCTGCAGAACCGTGCTGCGATCCAGGAGGAATCGGCGGCCGAGATGAAGGTGAAGTTCGAAGGCTATTCGCTCGAACTGCAGGAGGTCCTGATCGGCACGCCGCGCGCGGCTCAAGGCGACCAGACCATCGAGAACATCCTGATCCAGCTACGCATGCGCCAGGTCGCGCGCGAGCAGGTCGAGACCTTCCAGGAGCAGGAGAAGGCCGCGGTGCAGGAGCGCACGCTGAACGAGGCCAAGGCGACGGCCGCGGCACAGGCCGCGCTGACGCAGTCGCTGATCCAGATCCGGGTCAATGAGAACGAGGGCGCCGCCGCGCTCGCCCGCGCGCAGAAGGATGCCGAGACCCGCAAGGTGACGGCGGCCGCCGTCGGCGAACAGTCGCGGCTGGAAGGCCAGGGCGAGGCCGATCGTGCGCTCGCGGTCGGTACCGCCAGCGCCCAGGCGACCAAGCTTGCGGTCGATGCCTATGGCGGGCCGGAGTTCAGGCTTGCCGAGCAGAACTTCGCCAAGTTCGCCGACGCGCTCACCAAGATCAACCAGCCGCTGGTCCCGCAATTCCTGATGTCGGGCGGGCAGGGCCAGGAGAGCGGAAATTCCGGTCTGATTCCGACCGCGATGCTGAGCTCGATGTTCGGCCGCATGATGCCGGAGGCGCTCGAACAGCTGAAGCGCGAGGCGCCGCGGACAGGGCGATGA
- a CDS encoding CidA/LrgA family protein — protein sequence MTHRSIPIQLQRLLRRNRLVQIGLLGAFWAAGEALARTTGLPLPGGIIGMVLALVLFLAGGLKVASMKRGANWMLAEMLLFFVPAVLALLDHRELFGLLGLKIFALIIVSTTAVMCVTALTVDICYRWTERDDSSSAVA from the coding sequence ATGACGCATCGCAGCATTCCTATCCAGCTCCAACGCCTGCTCCGCCGCAATCGGCTGGTGCAGATCGGCCTGCTCGGCGCGTTCTGGGCCGCCGGCGAGGCACTGGCGCGGACGACTGGCCTGCCGCTGCCCGGCGGCATCATCGGCATGGTGCTGGCCCTCGTCCTATTCCTGGCCGGCGGGCTGAAGGTCGCCAGCATGAAGCGCGGTGCCAACTGGATGCTGGCCGAGATGCTGCTGTTCTTCGTACCGGCGGTGCTGGCGCTGCTCGACCATCGCGAGCTGTTCGGCCTGCTCGGCCTGAAGATCTTCGCCCTCATCATCGTGAGCACGACCGCCGTGATGTGCGTGACCGCGCTCACCGTCGACATCTGCTACCGCTGGACGGAGCGTGATGACAGCAGCAGCGCTGTGGCGTGA